In Passer domesticus isolate bPasDom1 chromosome 9, bPasDom1.hap1, whole genome shotgun sequence, a genomic segment contains:
- the LOC135307110 gene encoding uncharacterized protein LOC135307110 isoform X1 yields MLELGDGEPDDEDNPDDEDNTFDEDDLDSQCVPITEPLGDAEGVSAGRTLVDVAHKPHSHRRGPPRRKKKPTGARKSLDISKHLEQKQSGVDSQRDAAENSTDWKSMRRTFSSETSFLITLMAIVAPAALSLMMCYARIWYCSKRKRSTSGQELEDGGCTSHPASVSSSSSSRDGLDSPLKSSVKRTPEQPTTREPPFTL; encoded by the exons atgttgGAGCTTGGTGATG GTGAACCTGATGATGAAGACAATCCTGATGACGAAGATAATACGTTTGATGAAGATGATCTGGATTCCCAATGTGTACCcattactgagcctctgggagatgctgagg gtgtgtctgcagggaggactttggtggatgttgcacacAAGCCCCActcccatcgcaggg gtcctccaagaaggaagaagaaacctacaGGAGCTCGTAAGTCCCTGGACATTTCCAAACATCTGGAACAAAAACAGAGTGGCGTGGACagccagcgtg ATGCAGCCGAGAACTCAACAGAttggaaaagcatgagaagaaCTTTCAGCTCGGAAACATCCTTTTTGATTACgttgatggccattgtggcacctgcagcactgtcCCTGATGATGTGCTATGCCAGAATCTGGTATTGCTCGAAGAGAAAACG gagcacctcgggacaggagttggaagacggtggctgcacctcacacccagccagcgtgagcagctcctccagcagcagggacggtctggacagccctctcaagtcttctgtgaagaggaccccagaacaaccaacTACGAGGGAACCTCCTTTtaccctgtag
- the LOC135307110 gene encoding uncharacterized protein LOC135307110 isoform X2, which translates to MLELGDGEPDDEDNPDDEDNTFDEDDLDSQCVPITEPLGDAEGVSAGRTLVDVAHKPHSHRRGPPRRKKKPTGAHAAENSTDWKSMRRTFSSETSFLITLMAIVAPAALSLMMCYARIWYCSKRKRSTSGQELEDGGCTSHPASVSSSSSSRDGLDSPLKSSVKRTPEQPTTREPPFTL; encoded by the exons atgttgGAGCTTGGTGATG GTGAACCTGATGATGAAGACAATCCTGATGACGAAGATAATACGTTTGATGAAGATGATCTGGATTCCCAATGTGTACCcattactgagcctctgggagatgctgagg gtgtgtctgcagggaggactttggtggatgttgcacacAAGCCCCActcccatcgcaggg gtcctccaagaaggaagaagaaacctacaGGAGCTC ATGCAGCCGAGAACTCAACAGAttggaaaagcatgagaagaaCTTTCAGCTCGGAAACATCCTTTTTGATTACgttgatggccattgtggcacctgcagcactgtcCCTGATGATGTGCTATGCCAGAATCTGGTATTGCTCGAAGAGAAAACG gagcacctcgggacaggagttggaagacggtggctgcacctcacacccagccagcgtgagcagctcctccagcagcagggacggtctggacagccctctcaagtcttctgtgaagaggaccccagaacaaccaacTACGAGGGAACCTCCTTTtaccctgtag